In Beggiatoa leptomitoformis, the genomic window TATTAGACAGGATTGATAGCTTAACTGCGGCTGCGCCAATTTTTGTAATGAGTCTCTTCATTGTGGGGAGTTTATAATGGCAGGTGTTTGTATTTTAGGGGCAACAGGCACAATCGGCTTAAACACCCTTGACGTTATTAGTCAACATCCTGATAAATACCAAGTTATTGCGATTACTGCAAATCAAAGCGTAGAACGGTTACTGCAACTATGTATTAAATGGTCACCACGTTACGCTGTTATGGTTGATGCTAATGCAGCAGAACAATTAGTTACCCATCTAAACGCCTTAAATTCTACGGTTGAGGTATTAAGTGGCGTAGAAGGGTTGGTCACTGTAGCCCAATTGCCTGATGTGCAGATGGTGATGGCGGCAATTGTGGGGGGAGCGGGTTTATTACCGACTTTAGCGGCGGCACAAGCAGGCAAACGGGTATTATTGGCTAATAAAGAAGCCTTAGTGATGTCTGGTCATTTATTCATGCAGGCAGTGCGCGATACAAAGGCCGAGTTGTTACCCATTGATAGCGAACACAATGCTATTTTCCAATGTATGCCCGCACATTTTCAGCAAGTTGGACAGTTAGACCGCTTAGGGGTGCGTAAAATTCTCCTCACCGCATCAGGCGGACCTTTTCGTAAAACACCTTTAGAACAATTAGACCGTGTTACGCCCGAACAAGCCTGTTTACATCCTAATTGGAAAATGGGGCGCAAAATTTCGGTAGATTCAGCAACTATGATGAATAAAGGCTTAGAAGTCATTGAAGCCTGCTGGTTATTTAATACTACAACTGAATCTATAGATGTTGTTTTACATCCCCAAAGTGTTATTCATTCTCTGGTTGCTTATATTGATGGCTCAGTATTGGCACAATTGGGCAATCCCGACATGCGCACACCCATTGCCCATGCGCTTGCTTATCCAGAACGAATCACCTCAGGTGTTGAACCACTGAATTTAATTGATGTTGCACGGTTAGATTTTGAACCCATCGTTGATGGACAATTTCCTTGTTTGCAACTTGCCTATGAGGCCATGCGCATAGGTGAAACGGCAACTACCGTGTTAAATGCCGCCAATGAAATTGCAGTTCAAGCATTTTTAGACCATCGCATTCAATTTACAATGATTCCGAAATTGATTGAAAATACGTTAGCAAATATAACCATCAGAAAAGTTAAGACGCTAGCAGACGTGTTAGCTGCCGACACGCAAGCCCGTGTATGGGCAACTGAATGGTTGGATAAGTTGCAGTAAACCCTATCAGCCCTCATACTTCGTGTCATTACTTTGATAATTGGATAGATGATATGTGGTTACTCCAAACCCTGTTGGCGTTTATCGTTGTAATTGGTGTGCTAGTCACCGTACACGAATTTGGGCATTATTGGGTTGCCAAACGCTTAGGCGTGAAAATTCTACGTTTCTCGATTGGTTTTGGGAATATTTTATGGTCGCGCCGTCTTGGACAAGACCAAACTGAATTTGCAATTGCAGCCATCCCACTGGGTGGTTATGTCAAAATGTTAGACGAGGCAGAAGGTGAAGTGCCGACTGCTGAAGTGCATCGAGCATTTAATCGTCAACCACTATGGGTGCGCTCGGCGATTGTTTTTGCAGGGCCCCTATTTAATTTTTTGTTTGCCATTTTTGCTTATACCATTATTTATCAATTTGGTATTACCGACATAAAAGCCATTGTTGGTGAGGTCGCCCCCAACAGCATTGCCGCTCGAGCAGGATTACAAGCGGGTTATCAGATTACAGCGGTAAATGGCAAACCCACAGCCCATTGGCAAACCGTATTGCAAGCAACCTTGCCCGCCATGTTAGACCAAGAAGACAGTATTTATACCGTG contains:
- the ispC gene encoding 1-deoxy-D-xylulose-5-phosphate reductoisomerase, producing MAGVCILGATGTIGLNTLDVISQHPDKYQVIAITANQSVERLLQLCIKWSPRYAVMVDANAAEQLVTHLNALNSTVEVLSGVEGLVTVAQLPDVQMVMAAIVGGAGLLPTLAAAQAGKRVLLANKEALVMSGHLFMQAVRDTKAELLPIDSEHNAIFQCMPAHFQQVGQLDRLGVRKILLTASGGPFRKTPLEQLDRVTPEQACLHPNWKMGRKISVDSATMMNKGLEVIEACWLFNTTTESIDVVLHPQSVIHSLVAYIDGSVLAQLGNPDMRTPIAHALAYPERITSGVEPLNLIDVARLDFEPIVDGQFPCLQLAYEAMRIGETATTVLNAANEIAVQAFLDHRIQFTMIPKLIENTLANITIRKVKTLADVLAADTQARVWATEWLDKLQ